From one Misgurnus anguillicaudatus chromosome 2, ASM2758022v2, whole genome shotgun sequence genomic stretch:
- the LOC129442000 gene encoding uncharacterized protein KIAA0040 homolog, translating into MAEVILQFFNNIWDLVVAKHNQSIHNTVCLVVLLTLPLVIIFTTLLVCCHCCCCSRAGGCRCCCKGEATVTNPQPEKKKRKKNGDQNGDDLWISVKTDPLNHDRLALTTV; encoded by the coding sequence ATGGCGGAGGTCATTCTGCAATTTTTTAACAACATATGGGACCTCGTGGTGGCCAAACACAACCAGAGCATCCACAACACGGTGTGCCTGGTCGTTCTTCTGACTCTACCGCTGGTTATCATCTTCACAACGCTGCTGGTTTGTTGTCATTGTTGTTGCTGTAGTCGTGCTGGTGGATGCCGGTGTTGTTGCAAAGGTGAAGCCACAGTCACGAACCCACAACCCGAAaagaagaagagaaagaaaaatgGCGACCAAAACGGTGACGACTTGTGGATCTCTGTCAAAACTGATCCTCTGAACCATGATAGATTAGCACTGACTACAGTGTAA